Proteins encoded by one window of Bubalus kerabau isolate K-KA32 ecotype Philippines breed swamp buffalo chromosome 22, PCC_UOA_SB_1v2, whole genome shotgun sequence:
- the C22H10orf62 gene encoding uncharacterized protein C10orf62 homolog — protein MASLTQQSLSLGEHQMRTKRNQRLKDKKACVLLALPAWRGVLEPFLELIQQPSCRVVLGTTLLLGCGGLVLWMQRKRKRKTDSETTQEVQEPTDSEKLNDESWIKSHFSRLSEEKLAASNTACLNTAGPSSSAAAPQPDSGSGEASTTIRVETFTTRQGDEGMALHRESFTSKQRMSGTSVTKETHKESGKSSSAEEATWAAVAACTKEIDTKGQQLANSMLQRATACQNSGHLETKDINQEELKALEEVEMKLKGNFLTQQESTVAGANHTHTYHSHCRHGHQGYANHQSHSLPNRSPQGYHPFKAT, from the exons ATGGCCAGCTTGACCCAGCAGTCTCTGTCCCTTGGGGAACACCAGATGAGGACGAAAAGAAACCAAAGACTAAAGGATAAGAAGGCCTG TGTGCTCTTAGCTCTGCCCGCCTGGCGTGGGGTCCTGGAGCCCTTCTTGGAGCTCATCCAGCAACCATCATGCAGGGTGGTGCTGGGGACCACCCTATTACTGGGATGTGGAGGCCTTGTGTTGTGGAtgcagaggaagaggaaaaggaagacagaTTCTGAGACCACACAAGAGGTGCAGGAGCCAACAGACAGTGAAAAATTGAATGATGAGAGTTGGATCAAATCGCACTTTAGCCGTCTTTCCGAGGAGAAGCTGGCCGCCAGCAACACTGCCTGCCTCAACACCGCTGGGCCCAGCAGCTCCGCCGCTGCTCCGCAGCCGGACAGTGGCAGCGGGGAGGCCAGCACCACGATTCGCGTGGAGACCTTCACCACGCGGCAAGGAGATGAGGGCATGGCCCTTCACCGGGAGTCCTTCACCAGCAAGCAGAGAATGTCTGGGACTTCCGTGACCAAAGAGACCCACAAGGAGTCTGGGAAGTCCTCGTCCGCGGAGGAGGCCACGTGGGCCGCCGTGGCAGCCTGTACCAAGGAGATTGACACCAAGGGGCAGCAGCTGGCTAACTCCATGTTGCAACGGGCCACAGCCTGCCAGAACTCGGGCCACCTGGAGACCAAGGACATCAACCAGGAGGAGCTGAAGGCCCTCGAGGAGGTGGAGATGAAGCTGAAGGGGAATTTCCTCACCCAGCAGGAATCCACCGTAGCTGGCGCCAACCACACGCACACCTACCACAGCCACTGCCGCCATGGCCACCAGGGTTATGCAAACCACCAGTCCCACAGCCTGCCCAACCGCAGCCCCCAGGGCTACCACCCCTTTAAAGCCACCTAA